Proteins co-encoded in one Plasmodium reichenowi strain SY57 chromosome 10, whole genome shotgun sequence genomic window:
- a CDS encoding DnaJ protein, putative (part of same gene as PRSY57_1005100B~gap found within coding sequence) has translation KKTQRLSNKYIFLCCYKLRNMFLWNKEKVKIYDNIIRKVEDSSIISYPLNKNYIDFFYISYKLNNLIKRTKKNLELNDDVLNTKMLLEKCLNLYYLLLSNIKLNKAHFFKIRIIEYSEYNIRSLLNNKVLKIIDHNMLPYNIRIAKEESVENLFKQINEDTSLYLKKVNNVKM, from the coding sequence AAGAAAACACAACGTTTGAGTAACAAGTATATCTTTCTATGTTGTTATAAATTGAGGAATATGTTTTTATGGAATAAAGAgaaagtaaaaatatatgataatataattagAAAGGTTGAAGACTCTAGTATAATTTCTTATCCTCTTaataagaattatatagattttttttatatttcttataaacttaataatttaataaagaGAACAAAGAAGAATTTAGAATTAAATGATGATGTTTTAAATACCAAAATGTTACTTGAAAAATGTTTGaatttgtattatttattattatcaaatattaaattaaacaaagcacatttttttaaaataagaataatagAATATAGTGAGTATAACATAAGGTCTTTATTAAATAACAAGGtcttaaaaataatagacCATAACATGTTACCATATAATATAAGGATAGCAAAGGAAGAGTCTGTAGAAAATTTGTTTAAGCAGATAAATGAGGATACATCTCTTTATTTAAAGAAGGTAAACAATGTAAAAATGAG
- a CDS encoding putative membrane protein (conserved Plasmodium membrane protein, unknown function), with protein MSDNNQFLQFYNVYKDNRNKWGKKINKLNFNLDHYKSSRTKIFLYTLWYSIIFTYLMDFFFNLLFFFLYMPYTNIISKTIFFLSILDCIFVIILTCRSFYAYSYDKSKSLHTLVKLFFALSVWCFIKLLIYVTHTIICFAFISNQKHNYNGLFFYTPKNIYFNYFMEFIITINIVKSVLTLFTGQKIQYILSCIRTSTILKSKIRKDLEKQSFLFDDYTYGTFLND; from the exons atgtcTGATAATAACCAATTTTTACAATTTTATAATGTGTATAAAGACAATAGAAATAAATGGGGAAAgaaaataaacaaattaaattttaatcTAGACCATTATAAGAGTTCaagaacaaaaatatttctatatacGTTATGGTAttctattatatttacatatttaatggactttttttttaatttgctttttttttttctgtatATGCCATacacaaatataataagcAAAACAATATTCTTCTTATCTATTCTTGATtgtatatttgttataatattaacCTGTAGATCCTTTTATGCATATTCCTATGACAAATCAAAATCTTTACACACATTagtaaaattatttttcgCATTAAGTGTATGGtgttttataaaattattaatttatgtTACACATACAATAATATGTTTTGCATTCATATCTAATCAGAAGCATAATTATAATGgcctttttttttatacaccaaaaaatatttattttaattattttatggAATTTATAATTACAATAAATATTGTTAAATCGGTACTCACCCTCTTTACAG GACAGAAAATTCAATACATTTTAAGCTGCATAAGAACGTCAACTATTCTGAAAAGCAAAATAAGAAAAGATTTAGAAAAACAATCCTTCTTATTTGATGATTATACATATGGAACCTTTTTAAATgattaa
- a CDS encoding hypothetical protein (conserved Plasmodium protein, unknown function~part of same gene as PRSY57_1005400B~gap found within coding sequence) has product MKKKIFKDGKVSKCKNHNKDEKYDEKGLNINKKMNCTKEKHGKNKNENTNNPLNDNKNERIHKKREAILEEVIPAKIIDTYRNNRNQNTNKNVKNESVRSCISCFCCAWDADDEAMNELLLEEEREKLKLLEKERERLKLLEEEEEKERERLKLLEEEKERERLKLLEEEKKRLKLLEEENREEQKIDEIEEPSKDIIFKKKEIKPKFPLKKKAKLNFIGAAAAPNPPNKASCIGPPPQVKETNINVKEGIYLIYNAENDGQLEVHYSKCGKKGSGVMAYIMSDNIPDFYFDKNKGKEIIFKEVSKKMQSVYINDLKPYYECYIEFMKMKKKYNGVLYFLPAFNEQPPPNLDIGFFDTKEKK; this is encoded by the coding sequence atgaagaaaaaaatcTTCAAAGATGGAAAAGTATCCAAGTGCAAAAACCATAATAAGGATGAAAAGTATGATGAGAAGGGtttgaatataaataaaaaaatgaattgtacaaaagaaaaacatgggaagaacaaaaatgaaaatacGAATAATCCATtgaatgataataaaaatgaacgtattcataaaaaaaggGAAGCTATACTTGAAGAAGTTATACCTGCAAAAATTATAGATACATATAGAAATAATAGAAACCAAAATACGAacaaaaatgtaaaaaacGAAAGTGTAAGAAGCTGCATATCTTGTTTCTGTTGCGCATGGGATGCAGACGATGAAGCAATGAATGAATTACTTTTAGAAGAAGAAAgagaaaaattaaaattgtTGGAGAAAGAAAGGGAAAGATTGAAATTGttagaagaagaagaagaaaaagaaaggGAAAGATTGAAATTACTggaagaagaaaaagaaagggaaagattaaaattattagaagaagaaaagaaaagattaaaattattggaagaagaaaatagagaagaacaaaaaattgATGAAATCGAAGAACCATCaaaagatattatatttaaaaagaaagaaatcAAACCAAAGTTTCCTTTAAAAAAGAAGGCTAAATTAAATTTCATAGGTGCAGCAGCAGCACCAAATCCTCCCAACAAAGCAAGTTGTATTGGACCTCCTCCTCAAGTCAAAGAAACAAATATTAATGTAAAGGAAGGtatatatcttatttaTAATGCAGAAAATGATGGACAATTAGAGGTGCATTATTCAAAGTGTGGAAAAAAAGGAAGTGGTGTAATGGCATATATAATGTCAGATAATATCCCTGacttttattttgataaaaataaagggaaagaaataatttttaaagaaGTTTCTAAAAAAATGCAAAgtgtttatataaatgatcTTAAACCATATTATGAATGCTATATTGAATttatgaaaatgaaaaaaaaatacaatgGGGTTTTATACTTTCTTCCTGCCTTTAATGAACAACCCCCACCCAACTTGGACATTGGTTTTTTCGACACTAAGGAAAAGAAG
- a CDS encoding hypothetical protein (conserved Plasmodium protein, unknown function) — MLRIVWRKTIFLQHHFKRKSSFVASQLDLKKLSTKHLGSFSFDILRLCEQNKELYESYKCRVMKDIDLLDGKDCYRILKSLEINNKINEEEELLKYILKRMCIESCRYSIKEICDICFVCSKLNIIYIPLFASLSIVFMNKINLASPEHLTIMCLCYSKIQIKDVNLFNRISVAALNILYMYDVENLINLLLSYIYLDIPVDLLLHSCIPIFIKNEKKLDANSLTKLAYVYSNYKYKSQDINCLLKNKLPLYISSLNNIQLSELIISLDRLHMKHVPICKYYTNVNLICLDFSLAIKVIHVLSQLEDICLELKYDEIFLCINNFLTIHGKYIRSGEIETYKYDEMLRLLYMSYGFSEQPKKDVMIHNVFGDNVQMDVNYDLNRDSPINVGCHLPINKSNDNSILAINNNNNNFSYLEANTDNVWEEYSSSSSLKIKELNNNEYGVSPSCDDIKNIYSLKRYYFSYNTKTKLDKSSLCYLYTDIFESIYNIFMNSNNNIYEYDEKLKIYMNDISKEIVYLKNNLNMNCLSRIFSTIGKMPIIWNLTFLPFYLIKDNFFIFYINDEKHFYEELLERYFEIYFKCDNVEYNTMILYNIINLFSLSKYKKYCLEFEKCLEHYSATLRKKDLEEEYMTEECIIYNYIEYNFKHINLWSKRKHKAKDKNETINNNNENNNENNNDNNNDHNNDHNNDHNNDNNNDNNNDNNNDNNNDNLFDHREKVMWENCSSYNLENRINMNNKLLILELYNIVHKFNKNIKINHKEEIYFIPIVEYENYIAFVFLQPEDYYYSSSEKNYLCIIEKKMGYLNMKSLKNGITCKNKKDTICDKQDILQEDITHKASLILINDVLYNPYKTFYNDTFFIKSNVLIKINFLLIKGYNIIAIPFYTWRNMSYEEKEKHVELLRKQIIIS, encoded by the coding sequence atgttaagAATTGTATGGAGGAAAACTATTTTTCTTCAACAtcattttaaaagaaaGTCCTCTTTTGTGGCTAGTCAACtagatttaaaaaaattgtcAACAAAACATTTAGGTAGTTTTTCTTTTGATATTTTACGATTATGTGAACAgaataaagaattatatgaatCTTACAAATGTAGAGTTATGAAAGATATAGATTTATTAGATGGGAAAGATTGTTATAGAATCTTAAAATCattagaaataaataataaaataaatgaagaagaggaattattaaaatatattttgaaacGAATGTGTATTGAAAGTTGTCGTTATTctataaaagaaatatgtGATATATGTTTTGTGTGTTCgaaattaaatattatatatataccatTATTTGCTTCTCTTTCTATTGTATTTATGAATAAGATAAATTTGGCTAGTCCAGAACATTTAACTATTATGTGTTTATGTTATAGTAAAATTCAAATTAAAGAtgtaaatttatttaatagaATATCTGTTGCTGctttgaatatattatatatgtacgATGTAGAAAATTTAATCaacttattattatcatatatatatttagataTACCTGTTGATTTACTTTTACATTCTTGTATCcctatttttataaagaatgaaaagaaattaGATGCCAACAGTTTAACCAAACTAGCATATGTGTATTCCAATTATAAGTATAAAAGTCAGGATATAAATTGCttattaaaaaacaaattaccattatatataagttCATTAAACAATATACAATTGTCTGaattaattatatcatTGGATAGGTTACATATGAAACATGTTCCcatatgtaaatattatacaaatgtAAATTTGATATGTTTAGATTTTTCTCTGGCCATAAAAGTTATACATGTGTTGTCACAATTAGAAGATATTTGTTTGGAACtaaaatatgatgaaataTTCTTgtgtattaataattttctaACAATACatggaaaatatattagaaGTGGAGAAATTGAAACATATAAGTATGATGAAATGTTAcgattattatatatgtcCTATGGATTTAGTGAGCAACCAAAAAAAGATGTAATGATACATAATGTGTTTGGTGATAATGTGCAGATGGACGTGAATTACGATTTGAATAGAGATTCTCCTATAAATGTAGGTTGCCATCTTCCTATTAACAAATCAAATGATAATAGCATCCTTGCGATaaacaacaacaataataatttttcctACCTTGAAGCTAATACGGACAATGTGTGGGAAGAATATTCTTCGTCTTCatcattaaaaataaaagagttaaataataatgaatatgGTGTATCCCCATCTTgtgatgatataaaaaatatatatagtttGAAAAGATATTATTTCTCATATAACACGAAAACAAAATTAGATAAAAGTTCATTgtgttatttatatacagatatatttgaatctatatataatatatttatgaatagtaataataatatatatgagtATGATGAAAAgttaaagatatatatgaatgatATAAGTAAAGAAATTGtgtatttaaaaaataatttaaatatgaattGCTTATCAAGAATATTTAGTACTATAGGTAAGATGCCCATAATATGGAATCTTACGTTTTTACCATTCTACTTAATAAAGGataacttttttattttttatataaatgatgaaaaacatttttatgaagaattattagaaagatattttgaaatatatttcaaatgTGACAATGtagaatataatacaatgatattatataatataattaatttattttccttaagtaaatataaaaagtattGTTTGGAGTTTGAAAAATGTTTGGAACATTATTCTGCAACATTGAGAAAAAAAGATCTTGAGGAAGAATACATGACTGAAGAgtgtataatatataattatatagaatataattttaagCATATCAATTTATGGAGTAAGAGGAAGCACAAAGCAAAGGATAAGAATGAAactataaataataataatgaaaataataatgaaaataataatgataataataatgatcataataatgatcataataatgatcataataatgataataataatgataataataatgataataataatgataataataatgataatttatttgatCATAGGGAAAAGGTGATGTGGGAAAATTGttcttcatataatttGGAGAACAGgataaatatgaataataaattattgatactagaattatataatatagtCCATAagtttaataaaaatataaaaattaatcacaaggaagaaatatatttcatacCGATAGTTGAgtatgaaaattatatagcttttgtttttttacAACCTGaagattattattattcgtcgagtgaaaaaaattatctttgtataatagaaaagaaaatggGTTATCTAAACATGAAAAGTTTGAAAAATGGTATAACttgtaaaaataagaaagaCACAATATGTGATAAACAAGATATATTACAAGAAGATATTACTCATAAGGCTTCtcttatattaataaatgatgttttatataatccatataaaacattttataatgatacattttttataaaatcgaatgtattaataaaaataaattttttattaataaagggttataatataattgCCATACCTTTTTACACTTGGAGAAATATGTCTTACGAAGAGAAGGAGAAACATGTAGAACTCTTACgtaaacaaataataattagttaa
- a CDS encoding hypothetical protein (conserved Plasmodium protein, unknown function~part of same gene as PRSY57_1005400A~gap found within coding sequence), producing YLFVIQKGLDIFKKEINVEALLSYLNSYGSLLSLS from the coding sequence TATCTCTTTGTAATTCAGAAGGGTCTGgatatattcaaaaaagaaataaatgTTGAGGCGCTTTTATCTTACCTGAACAGTTATGGATCATTATTAAGTTTGTCCTGA
- a CDS encoding DnaJ protein, putative (part of same gene as PRSY57_1005100A~gap found within coding sequence) translates to RYDLANILGYENWTDYCINEFTSEKNNYKYIKEFFEIIKKRIDIDYSTINRGIELYMNRMNGSYHNHDEKKNKIIKKNNNNNNNEHIYGNNIYGNNIYSNHSTWDYGECFYKSKEKKMFIYDWYYYYNLMTNKIDEYTINKYFPQSYVLDNFIRIISRIYNFYYTRVRNTELGNGWEENAIIYKIERIERKERIWNRKENDDIEKKSNDLSSWFLGYIYIIPYIDISFKDYFRIRNINSLSNTYLICKGHVIINYNFVRTVPIEEKLFSTSEITSLFHEFGHAYHLLLLSNKYKLYNFNNIPLDYAEFFSHINEHIGNNYNIIYNLSNEKKDNSKIEKHIFNSFKIDELRLSHIYTQSIIDYYIHNLNPYIFFNKNNNYNINNDENILNNFYDLINSEFPYNINQFNYSLNSTSFPYHFSSLYAGSVFSYLLAEIRVRLFLNQKQLSLKNNKSLSSFQKNFYDIISINYMDKNNYPSIIHHVIKNKNEVLQKM, encoded by the coding sequence AAAGATATGATTTAGCTAATATATTAGGATATGAAAATTGGACTGATTATTGTATTAATGAATTTACTAGtgaaaagaataattataagtatattaaagaattctttgaaataattaaaaagagGATAGATATAGATTATAGCACGATTAATAGAGGTatagaattatatatgaatagAATGAATGGAAGTTACCACAATCAcgatgaaaaaaaaaataaaataataaaaaaaaataataataataataataatgaacatatatatggGAACAATATTTATGGGAACAATATTTATAGTAACCATAGTACGTGGGATTATGGTGAGTGCTTTTATAAATCgaaggaaaagaaaatgtttatatacgattggtattattattacaacCTAATGACAAACAAAATCGATGaatatacaataaataaatattttccaCAGAGTTATGTACTAGATAATTTTATCCGAATAATATCACggatatataatttttattatacgCGAGTTAGGAATACAGAATTAGGGAATGGTTGGGAAGAAAACgcaataatatataaaatagaaaGAATAGAAAGAAAAGAAAGGATATGGAATAGAAAAGAGAATGAtgatatagaaaaaaaaagtaatgATTTGTCATCATGGTTTTtaggatatatatatataataccaTATATAGATATTAGTTTTAAAGATTATTTTAGAATACgtaatataaatagttTATCGAATACTTATTTAATTTGTAAAGGACatgttataataaattataattttgtaCGTACTGTACCtatagaagaaaaattatttagTACCTCTGAAATTACAAGTTTATTTCATGAGTTTGGTCATGcatatcatttattattattatctaataaatataaattatataattttaataatattccaTTAGATTATGCTGAGTTCTTTTCACATATTAATGAACATATTggtaataattataatattatatataatttatctaatgaaaaaaaggataattCCAAAATCgaaaaacatatttttaattcatttaaGATTGATGAATTAAGAttatcacatatatatacacaatCGATAattgattattatatacataacctaaatccatatatattttttaataaaaataataattataatataaataatgatgaaaatatcttaaataatttttatgatcTTATAAATTCTGAATTCccatataatattaatcaATTTAATTATTCTTTAAATTCTACAAGTTTCCCATATCATTTCTCCTCCTTATATGCAGGATCTGTTTTTAGTTATTTACTTGCTGAAATTAGAGTACGTCTTTTTCTAAATCAAAAACAACTctcattaaaaaataacaaatcCTTATCCTCATTTCAAAAAAACTTTTATGATATCATATCCATTAATTACATGgacaaaaataattatcCATCTATAATACACCatgttataaaaaacaaaaacgaagtattacaaaaaatgtaa
- a CDS encoding hypothetical protein (conserved Plasmodium protein, unknown function) has product MAPFKPYRFIIFDQQIRNNQLYKSIITQLNLSLLCKEIYLNESFSCYQYEKLFLKKLVYYSVNNLGNTLKAREIKCSGHSSVDTGEHKLQQLINNVNKNVNVNKNVNKNINENININKNININKNININNVDHNKCLDNSSDYHNSYQSECMNNLNLIDDLGDRHKNHLLYNAMMKNKKKELTTQSDINKLVSFHIYDNKNEKMFKNILSLNDTYKIDHMNILCLNNYKPIFNMLEKYSINKRISIYYPFYIINDHKNNKAQSNIYTKVVDYCYNIVSDILPLNYKNINLSDIIKAIIINTELCQNERDDRMEVLKFMDIMDIIGKN; this is encoded by the coding sequence atgGCCCCTTTTAAACCTTACCGGTTCATAATTTTCGACCAGCAAATAAGAAATAACCAGTTGTATAAAAGTATTATTACTCAACTGAACTTATCATTATTGTGTAAAGAAATATATCTAAATGAGTCCTTTTCCTGTTATCAATATGAAAaattgtttttaaaaaagttGGTGTATTATTCGGTTAATAATTTGGGGAATACCTTGAAGGCAAGGGAAATAAAATGTTCAGGTCACTCATCAGTAGATACGGGTGAACATAAATTACAACAATTAATAAAcaatgtaaataaaaatgtaaatgtaaataaaaatgtaaacaaaaatataaatgaaaatataaatataaataaaaatataaatataaataaaaatataaatataaacaatgTTGACCATAATAAATGTTTGGATAATTCATCTGATTATCATAATTCATATCAAAGTGAATGTATGAacaatttaaatttaatagaTGACCTTGGGGATAGACATAAAAATCATCTATTATACAATGCaatgatgaaaaataaaaaaaaggaattaACTACACAAAGcgatataaataaattagtaagctttcatatatatgataacaaaaatgaaaaaatgtttaaaaatatattaagtttaaatgatacatataaaatagatcatatgaatatattatgtttaaataattataagcCTATATTCAACATGTTAGAAAAATAcagtataaataaaaggatatctatttattatcctttttatataataaatgaccataaaaataataaagcTCAAAGtaacatatatacaaaGGTTGTAGattattgttataatatagTTAGCGATATATTACCTctaaattataaaaacataaacttatcagatataataaaagcAATAATTATTAACACTGAACTATGTCAGAATGAACGAGATGACAGAATGGAGGTCCTCAAATTTATGGACATCATGGACATAATAGGAAAGAACTAG
- a CDS encoding hypothetical protein (conserved Plasmodium protein, unknown function): protein MILWNKKLLSVVFLLIYDTTNCVKRSGPMKGKQKPNTTPLPYNVMKKEMEPIQMYFFAKRTKKDIQSNNKKKRKTNNFPINDNITNWKIKKKRKNNKLKYEHENNDQKLDNVKINKRNHYIHFIRNIIHNETFKNYVEKKKRISYYDIPKNTKYKKYILSIYKKKQGKNTIYMIIAPKGSLHEKKTKEILGDPVKNYPWEISIPFHETITREQSPYYNFLKGEWAYLDYKRDSRRACGKIEGGLENYDGKGLKLEKGVDRPRYKEIPYYLDHGVEWRNFNHDELIQFDIDPDGNQDQTFLETEEDLEYRQWGNWNYSCAKETTQLNTAWRDPVLSKDLSNLIYPWNHKAHENHIIPYGYRGPSGFIPEPKLEWELAARGFFAGYFDDPNWNRIKYYRITKKLILEWHEADKNSTKIDKVKSELFGITSRKKYTSNQIKLINEHALLRAKEILLDHILDPNNDPDYITYYLDKHEPIDYIGGGNHKCSEEEIKDKTVVLNMCVYPVKQQHETYSSNMSIPEMAEMYHYYMTEIRGEGRINNLSEDPVEDKFQCYELQHDRKNFPALVSLYKPLWSNRKYGEEFGDALKKEEQINIKNFYHFKRKLKLRKKTRYDKRDMDMYNYLQDYENFDEEYDF from the coding sequence ATGATCTTGTGGAACAAAAAATTACTATCAGTTGTTttcttattaatatatgatacAACTAATTGTGTGAAACGATCGGGCCCTATGAAAGGGAAACAAAAACCAAACACCACTCCTCTCCCATATAATGTTATGAAAAAGGAAATGGAACCTATACAAATGTATTTTTTCGCGAAGAGGacaaaaaaagatattcaaagtaataataaaaaaaaaagaaaaacaaataattttcccataaatgataatataacaaattggaaaataaaaaaaaaacgaaaaaataacaaattaaaatatgaacacGAAAACAATGATCAGAAATTAGAcaatgtaaaaataaataaaagaaatcATTATATACACTTTATTCGTAATATTATACACAATGAAACATTCAAAAATTAtgttgaaaaaaaaaaaagaattagttattatgatattcctaaaaacacaaaatataaaaaatatattttatccatttataaaaaaaaacaagggaaaaatactatatatatgattattgCTCCAAAGGGATCTCTgcatgaaaaaaaaactaaaGAAATTTTGGGAGACCCAGTTAAAAACTATCCATGGGAAATTAGTATTCCATTTCATGAAACGATTACTCGTGAACAAAGtccatattataattttttgaaaGGTGAATGGGCTTATCTAGATTATAAAAGAGATTCAAGAAGAGCTTGTGGAAAAATAGAAGGAGGATTAGAAAATTATGATGGAAAAGGTTTGAAATTAGAAAAAGGAGTTGATCGTCCAAGATATAAAGAAATACCATATTATTTAGATCATGGAGTGGAATGGAGAAATTTTAATCATGATGAATTAATACAATTTGATATAGATCCAGATGGTAATCAAGATCAAACCTTTTTAGAAACAGAAGAAGATTTAGAATATAGACAATGGGGAAATTGGAACTATAGTTGTGCTAAGGAAACGACACAATTAAATACTGCATGGAGAGATCCGGTGCTTTCAAAAGATTTATcaaatttaatttatccATGGAATCATAAAGCTCATGAAAATCATATTATACCATATGGTTATAGAGGTCCTAGTGGTTTTATACCTGAACCTAAATTAGAATGGGAACTAGCTGCCAGAGGATTTTTTGCTGGCTATTTTGACGATCCTAATTGGAATagaattaaatattatagaaTTACGAAAAAACTTATTTTAGAATGGCATGAAGCTGATAAAAATAGTACAAAAATTGATAAAGTTAAATCAGAATTGTTTGGTATAACTagtagaaaaaaatatacttCAAATCAAATCAAACTCATAAATGAACATGCATTACTTAGAGCTAAAGAAATTTTATTAGATCATATTTTAGATCCTAACAATGATCCAgattatattacatattatcTAGATAAACATGAACCAATTGATTATATTGGAGGAGGAAATCATAAATGTTCAGAAGAAGAAATCAAAGATAAAACAGTTGTATTAAATATGTGTGTGTATCCTGTCAAACAACAACATGAAACATATTCTTCTAATATGTCAATTCCAGAAATGGCAGAAAtgtatcattattatatgacAGAAATAAGAGGAGAAGGAAGAATTAATAACTTATCTGAAGATCCAGTTGAAGATAAATTCCAATGTTATGAATTACAACATGATAGAAAAAATTTCCCTGCCCTTGTGTCCTTATATAAACCATTATGGTCTAATAGAAAATATGGTGAAGAATTTGGTGATGccttaaaaaaagaagaacaAATCAACATTAAAAACTTCTATCACTTCAAACGCAAACTCAAGTTGAGGAAAAAAACAAGATATGACAAAAGGGATATGGATATGTATAACTATCTTCAAGACTATGAAAATTTTGATGAAGAATATGACttttaa